From Lemur catta isolate mLemCat1 chromosome 21, mLemCat1.pri, whole genome shotgun sequence, a single genomic window includes:
- the ZNF74 gene encoding zinc finger protein 74: METSAPKPGETALSCQDPALSLKENPGDISGWGLPEARCEESVTFKDVAVDFTQEEWGQLDSPQRALYRDVMLENYQNLLALGPPVRKPDVISHLERGEEPWQVQREIPGGSCPEWVQGPETEGSSQQQDLCKEEPSREPAVGQALRPGLHSASLGDAWAWESQAGALRPSPPVRWQPASATPRDVSAEPGLGESEENLTLRCTLSSQQSMPPGGHCPDRRSKDVQSPEDGTQVPARTWARDNPFESRMPGKFPRAPKRAAGAGEGAFACGECGKAFRQSSSLTLHRRWHGREKAYKCTECGKAFTWSTNLLEHRRSHTGEKPFFCGECGKAFSCHSSLNVHQRIHTGERPYKCGACDKAFSCSSLLNMHLRVHTGEKPYKCGECGKAFNQRTHLTRHHRIHTGEKPYKCGACGKAFTCHSSLTVHEKIHNGDKPFKCSECEKAFNNRSRLTLHQRTHTGEKPFECADCGKAFSCHAYLIVHRRIHSGEKPFKCNECGKAFSSHSYLIVHQRIHTGEKPFDCSRCWKAFSCHSSLIVHQRIHTGEKPYKCGECGKAFSQNHCLIKHQKIHSGERALKCGECGETFSWSSHLLEHQRLHSQEKPFAIQFNKHLLSTYYVPGSLLGAGDVGDRAVDPMNALDVAKLLCVVPPPASRSFPLGSKPRD, encoded by the exons GAATCAGTGACTTTCAAGGATGTGGCTGTGGATTTCACCCAGGAGGAGTGGGGTCAGCTGGACTCCCCACAGAGGGCCCTGTACCGGGATGTGATGTTGGAGAACTACCAGAACCTCCTTGCCCTCG GGCCTCCAGTCCGCAAGCCAGACGTGATCTCCCATCTGGAACGAGGCGAGGAGCCATGGCAGGTGCAGAGGGAAATCCCTGGAGGGTCTTGTCCAG AATGGGTGCAGGGGCCTGAGACAGAGGGGTCCTCCCAACAGCAGGACCTTTGCAAAGAAGAACCGTCCCGGGAGCCGGCTGTGGGGCAAGCGCTGAGGCCTGGCCTTCACAGCGCCAGCCTGGGTGACGCGTGGGCCTGGGAGAGCCAGGCTGGTGCTCTGCGGCCAAGCCCCCCTGTGCGCTGGCAGCCGGCATCTGCCACCCCCAGGGACGTCTCTGCGGAGCCAGGACTCGGGGAGTCCGAGGAGAACCTCACACTCAGGTGCACCCTGTCCTCCCAGCAGAGCATGCCCCCAGGAGGCCACTGTCCTGACAGACGCAGCAAGGATGTGCAGTCCCCTGAGGACGGAACCCAAGTCCCGGCCAGGACATGGGCCAGGGACAACCCTTTCGAGTCCAGGATGCCGGGTAAGTTCCCCCGCGCACCCAAGCGGGCAGCAGGCGCCGGAGAGGGAGCGTTTGCGTGCGGGGAATGCGGGAAGGCCTTCCGCCAGAGCTCGTCGCTCACGCTGCACCGGCGCTGGCACGGCCGGGAGAAGGCCTACAAGTGCACCGAGTGCGGCAAGGCCTTCACGTGGAGCACCAACCTGCTGGAGCACCGGCGCAGCcacacgggcgagaagccctTCTTCTGCGGCGAGTGCGGCAAGGCCTTCAGCTGCCACTCCTCCCTCAACGTGCACCAGCGCATCCACACGGGCGAGCGGCCCTACAAGTGCGGCGCCTGCGACAAGGCCTTCAGCTGCAGCTCGCTGCTCAACATGCACCTGCGCGTGcacacgggcgagaagccctACAAGTGCGGCGAGTGCGGCAAGGCCTTCAACCAGCGCACGCACCTCACACGCCACCACCGCATCcacacgggcgagaagccctACAAGTGCGGCGCCTGCGGCAAGGCCTTCACCTGCCACTCGTCCCTCACCGTGCACGAGAAGATCCACAACGGGGACAAGCCATTCAAGTGCAGCGAGTGCGAGAAGGCCTTCAACAACCGCTCGCGCCTCACGCTGCACCAGAGGACGcacacgggcgagaagccctTCGAGTGCGCCGACTGCGGCAAGGCCTTCAGCTGCCACGCCTACCTCATCGTGCACCGGCGCATCCACAGCGGCGAGAAGCCCTTCAAGTGCAACGAGTGCGGCAAGGCCTTCAGCTCGCACTCCTACCTCATCGTGCACCAGCGCATCCACACCGGCGAGAAGCCCTTCGACTGCAGCAGGTGCTGGAAGGCCTTCAGCTGCCACTCGTCCCTCATCGTGCACCAGCGCATCcacacgggcgagaagccctACAAGTGTGGGGAGTGCGGCAAGGCCTTCAGCCAGAACCACTGTCTCATCAAACACCAGAAGATCCACTCCGGAGAGAGAGCGCTCAAGTGCGGCGAGTGTGGCGAGACGTTCAGCTGGAGCTCGCACCTCCTGGAGCACCAGAGGCTGCACAGCCAGGAGAAGCCCTTCGCCATCCAGTTCAACAAACACCTCCTGAGCACGTACTATGTGCCCGGCAGTCTGCTGGGTGCAGGGGATGTAGGGGACAGGGCCGTGGACCCGATGAACGCACTGGACGTGGCCAAGCTCTTGTGCGTGGTTCCGCCCCCAGCCAGCAGGAGTTTCCCCCTGGGGAGCAAACCTCGCGACTAG